One window of the Triticum dicoccoides isolate Atlit2015 ecotype Zavitan chromosome 3B, WEW_v2.0, whole genome shotgun sequence genome contains the following:
- the LOC119275611 gene encoding exportin-2-like, whose product WFAQTLSPDAAARRAAEQSLAATAATPGFALALLGLASSPRHDLQARLAASVHFKNLLRRRWPKPADDADDADHLPPNDCVIIKTHILQLLLTAPPLIQSQLSEALAAAAASDFPARWESLLPSIVSSLGNALSAGDVPATNSLLAAAVSLFSRFRNVFDSNTLRIDLKYCLDTFAAPLLEVFLSTSRRLQASAAAASPLELRPVFECLRLCCEIFYSLNSVDLPEFFEDHMREWMTEFRAFLTTSYPPPVEADGAPDALRAAVCDNLQLYMEKYEEEFRAYLKEFVEAVWGLLMAPTVSPSRGQLAVTAIRFLTTVAESVHHALFGTPDAMKQICDSVVVPNLRLREEDEELFEGNWVEYVRRDAEGSDTDTLRRAACRLLRGLAANYREQVAVLVSAQVQQMLAAYAADRANNWKEKDAAIYLVIALMQKPGATGGGTPVVDMESFFASVIVPELQAPDWESEPMLKATVLRFLKEFKDQIPKATALALLPSVTRFLTHESNVVHSYAAIFIENLLITKDVVQVPGVNVVTRASRYVAADINSFAQQIIQSLSKALGYPDSYENPYLMKCLMRVLGIATIAGQVVHEITARLVGILMEVCNNPKNPDFNHYLFEALAAVIGKAGEQDPALVPLFEASLFPVLQRILVEDISEFWPYSFQIFAQLVNLSRPPLSQNYMQLFGVLLSNATWDRPPCVPALVRLLRAFLRKIPNELNQEGRLPNILVIFRSLVSRSSTEDSAFYMLNTLVENVGLDIINPHISEIWSALFTRLQTRQAVKFVNSLVVVMSLVSVKYGPGVLVSSVDTIQPNLFTTILQRFWIPNLKLIKGSLEIKLTAVASTKLLCESAVLLDAAAAQTWGKLLDSIVTLLSRTEQDGVQQEQNDGADAVDSQRTSGYSVSFVRLQYAGKSEDDLLKDINDPKQFLVTSLASLSAQSPGRFGPIIEQHVDPANKSALLQLCAAYNANIV is encoded by the coding sequence TGGTTCGCGCAGACGCTctcccccgacgccgccgcccgccgcgccgccgagcAGAGCCTCGCCGCCACGGCCGCCACCCCGGGCTTCGCGCTCGCGCTCCTCGGCCTCGCCTCCTCCCCGCGCCACGACCTCCAggcccgcctcgccgcctccgTCCACTTCAAGAacctcctccgccgccgctggcCCAAGCccgccgacgacgccgacgacgccgacCACCTCCCGCCCAACGACTGCGTCATCATCAAGACGCACATCCTCCAGCTCCTACTCACCGCCCCGCCGCTCATCCAGTCGCAGCTCTCCgaagccctcgccgccgccgcggcctccgACTTCCCTGCCAGATGGGAGTCGCTCCTCCCGTCTATAGTCTCCTCGCTCGGTAACGCCCTCTCGGCGGGGGACGTCCCCGCCACCAACTCCCTCCTCGCCGCTGCGGTCTCCCTCTTCTCCCGCTTCCGCAACGTCTTCGACAGCAACACCCTCCGCATCGACCTCAAGTACTGCCTAGACACTTTTGCGGCGCCCCTCCTCGAGGTCTTCCTCTCCACCTCTCGCCGCCTTCAGGCCTCTGCAGCCGCCGCAAGCCCACTTGAACTGCGCCCCGTATTTGAGTGCCTTCGTCTGTGCTGCGAGATCTTCTACTCGCTCAACTCTGTGGACCTGCCCGAGTTCTTCGAGGATCACATGCGTGAGTGGATGACAGAGTTCCGTGCATTCCTCACCACCTCCTACCCTCCGCCTGTCGAGGCAGATGGTGCTCCAGATGCGCTCCGAGCTGCTGTGTGTGATAACCTGCAGCTGTACATGGAGAAGTATGAGGAAGAGTTCAGGGCATATTTGAAGGAGTTTGTTGAGGCCGTGTGGGGGCTCCTCATGGCGCCGACAGTCTCGCCGTCCCGTGGTCAGCTTGCCGTGACTGCTATAAGGTTCTTGACAACAGTCGCCGAGAGTGTTCACCATGCTTTGTTCGGGACTCCTGATGCAATGAAACAGATATGTGACAGTGTTGTTGTGCCTAACCTGCGACtgcgggaggaggatgaggagttgtTTGAGGGCAACTGGGTGGAATATGTCAGGCGTGATGCAGAGGGAAGTGATACGGATACACTGAGGCGTGCTGCATGCCGCTTGCTGCGGGGGCTAGCCGCGAACTACCGGGAACAGGTGGCTGTTCTTGTATCAGCACAGGTCCAGCAGATGTTGGCTGCATATGCGGCTGACAGGGCAAACAACTGGAAGGAGAAGGACGCTGCGATATATCTTGTTATCGCTCTTATGCAGAAGCCTGGTGCCACAGGTGGTGGGACACCTGTGGTTGACATGGAGAGCTTCTTTGCATCTGTGATTGTGCCCGAGCTGCAGGCCCCTGATTGGGAATCTGAGCCAATGCTGAAGGCAACAGTCCTCAGGTTCTTGAAGGAGTTCAAGGATCAGATACCCAAAGCCACTGCACTAGCTCTGCTTCCAAGTGTGACAAGGTTCCTGACGCACGAGTCCAATGTTGTCCATTCCTATGCTGCGATCTTTATTGAGAACCTGCTGATCACCAAGGATGTTGTCCAGGTACCAGGGGTCAATGTGGTGACAAGAGCTTCACGCTATGTTGCTGCTGATATCAACTCTTTTGCCCAGCAGATTATTCAGAGCCTGTCCAAGGCGTTAGGTTATCCTGATTCTTATGAGAACCCCTATCTGATGAAGTGCCTGATGAGAGTGCTTGGGATTGCAACTATCGCTGGCCAAGTTGTTCATGAGATAACCGCTCGTCTTGTCGGCATTCTGATGGAAGTGTGCAATAACCCCAAGAACCCTGACTTTAATCATTACTTGTTTGAAGCTCTGGCAGCAGTGATTGGCAAGGCTGGTGAACAAGACCCAGCGTTGGTACCTTTGTTTGAGGCAAGCCTCTTCCCAGTGCTCCAGAGGATATTAGTTGAGGACATCTCAGAGTTCTGGCCATATTCTTTTCAGATATTCGCACAGCTTGTCAATTTGAGCAGACCACCTCTCTCGCAGAATTACATGCAGCTGTTTGGTGTCTTGCTCAGCAATGCTACTTGGGATCGACCACCATGTGTTCctgccttggttcgcttgctgcGAGCATTCCTTCGGAAAATTCCAAATGAGCTTAACCAAGAAGGTAGGCTGCCAAATATCTTAGTGATATTCCGTAGTCTAGTTTCACGCAGCAGCACGGAAGATTCTGCATTCTACATGCTTAACACACTAGTGGAAAATGTTGGTTTGGACATTATCAATCCACACATAAGTGAGATATGGAGTGCTCTCTTTACTCGCTTACAGACTAGGCAAGCAGTGAAGTTTGTGAATTCTCTTGTGGTGGTCATGTCCTTGGTGTCAGTCAAGTATGGGCCAGGTGTTCTTGTCAGTTCTGTTGATACGATTCAGCCAAATCTCTTCACCACAATTCTTCAGCGTTTTTGGATTCCCAATCTCAAGTTGATCAAAGGTTCTCTTGAAATCAAGCTTACAGCAGTTGCCTCAACAAAGTTGCTTTGTGAGTCCGCGGTGCTGCTGGATGCTGCTGCAGCCCAAACGTGGGGTAAATTGCTTGATAGCATTGTCACACTGTTGTCTAGAACGGAGCAAGATGGAGTACAACAAGAGCAAAATGACGGAGCTGATGCGGTGGATAGTCAGAGGACATCAGGTTATTCTGTCTCATTTGTACGCCTTCAATATGCTGGGAAGAGTGAAGATGATCTGTTGAAGGACATAAATGATCCAAAGCAGTTTCTGGTAACATCCTTGGCCTCGCTTTCTGCACAGTCTCCTGGAAGGTTTGGTCCTATCATTGAGCAGCATGTGGACCCAGCAAACAAAAGTGCTCTTCTTCAGCTTTGTGCTGCCTATAATGCCAACATCGTCTAG